A genome region from Populus alba chromosome 5, ASM523922v2, whole genome shotgun sequence includes the following:
- the LOC118030203 gene encoding uncharacterized protein isoform X4 encodes MWKRLHSFAGSLRDFGGCTRHNNGASSSCQNPGGGDLDRGQRASRVNKGGPAMPFQAVRLYIQDHHVVMDNGIVQVTLSKPAGIVTGIRYDGIDNLLEVLNRETNRGYWDLHWNPPGGQGIFDVISGTSFRVVVENDEQVELSFTRMWDSSLEGKYIPLNIDKRFILLRGSSGFYSYAIYEHLQEWPGFDIGETRITFKLRKDKFQYMAIADNRQRLMPLPDDRLPGRCQALAYPEAVMLVNPKLPELAGEVDDKYQYSCENKDNQVHGWICFKPPVGFWQITPSDEFRTAGPLKQNLTSHVGPTTLAMFHSSHYAGKDLVLSISPGEPWKKVFGPVFIYLNSASNGEDPLFLWEDAKVQMMAEVQSWPYSFPASEDFQKSEERGSVYGRLLVKDRNISDDYILASGAYVGLAPPGDVGSWQTECKDYQFWTRADENGYFSIKNTRTGDYNLYAWVPGFLGDYRWDAIMNIISGCDMDMGDLVYEPPRDGPTLWEIGIPDRSAAEFYIPGPDPKFMNNLYANHPDRFRQYGLWGRYADLYPDTDLVYTVGLSDYRKDWFFAQVVRRKDDDTHVGTTWQIKFKLDKVDRNSSYKLRVAIASATLAELQFLVVSFSKVRVNDAKAQRPLFTSGLIGRDNAIARHGIHGLYRLYNVNIPGARLVEGENTIFLTQPRCTSPFQGLMYDYIRLEGPPFSGSSNEASSSFK; translated from the exons ATGTGGAAAAGATTGCACAGTTTTGCTGGTTCTCTCCGTGACTTTGGCGGATGCACGCGTCACAACAACGGCGCTTCCTCCTCTTGTCAAAATCCTGGAG GTGGAGATTTGGATCGCGGTCAAAGAGCTTCAAGAGTTAACAAGGGTGGTCCCGCCATGCCATTTCAGGCAGTGCGATTGTATATTCAAGATCACCAT GTGGTGATGGATAATGGCATAGTACAAGTTACCTTATCGAAACCAGCTGGAATTGTTACCGGGATACGATATGATGGCATTGACAATTTGCTTGAAGTTCTCAATCGTGAAACAAATAGAGG GTACTGGGATCTTCACTGGAATCCACCTGGAGGCCAGGGAATATTTGATGT GATTAGTGGAACAAGTTTCAGGGTCGTAGTGGAAAATGATGAGCAGGTTGAGCTCTCATTTACAAGAATGTGGGATTCCTCACTTGAAGGCAAATACATTCCCTTGAATATAGATAAAAG GTTTATATTGCTACGTGGTTCCTCAGGCTTCTACTCATATGCCATTTACGAGCACTTGCAGGAATGGCCTGGTTTTGATATTGGCGAAACAAGGATTACTTTTAAACTCCGGAAAGACAA GTTTCAGTACATGGCCATAGCAGATAACAGGCAAAGATTGATGCCCCTACCAGATGACCGCTTGCCAGGAAGATGTCAAGCCCTGGCTTATCCAGAAGCTGTCATGCTTGTTAATCCCAAACTGCCAGAGCTCGCAGGAGAG GTGGATGACAAGTACCAATATTCATGTGAAAACAAAGATAATCAAGTCCATGGATGGATATGCTTCAAGCCTCCAGTGGGGTTCTGGCAAATCACACCAAGTGATGAATTCCGAACTGCTGGGCCCCTGAAACAGAACCTCACTTCTCATGTAGGCCCCACCACTCTTGCT ATGTTTCATAGTTCACATTATGCGGGAAAAGATCTGGTACTGAGTATAAGCCCTGGTGAACCATGGAAGAAAGTTTTTGGCCCTGTTTTTATCTATCTTAATTCTGCATCAAATGGAGAGGACCCTCTCTTTCTGTGGGAAGATGCTAAAGTGCAG ATGATGGCTGAAGTCCAAAGCTGGCCATACAGCTTCCCTGCCTCTGAGGATTTCCAAAAGTCAGAAGAACGAGGGAGTGTTTATGGAAGACTACTAGTCAAAGACAG GAATATAAGTGATGACTATATACTAGCAAGTGGTGCTTATGTGGGGTTGGCTCCCCCTGGAGATGTTGGATCATGGCAAACAGAATGCAAG GACTACCAATTCTGGACCAGAGCAGATGAGAATGGCTATTTCTCTATTAAAAACACACGCACCGGCGACTACAATCTTTATGCATGGGTCCCTGGATTTCTTGGAGATTACAGATGGGATGCTATCATGAACATAATTTCTG GTTGTGATATGGATATGGGTGATCTTGTGTACGAGCCTCCAAGAGATGGGCCCACACTCTGGGAAATAGGCATCCCTGACCGTTCCGCTGCTGAGTTCTATATTCCAGGTCCTGATCCAAAGTTTATGAATAATCTATATGCCAATCATCCTGACAG ATTTCGGCAGTATGGTTTGTGGGGCAGATATGCAGATCTGTACCCTGATACAGATTTGGTTTACACAGTCGGTCTCAGTGACTACAGAAAAGACTGGTTCTTTGCTCAGGTTGTCAG GAGAAAAGACGATGATACACATGTAGGAACCACATGGCAAATCAAGTTCAAACTTGACAAAGTGGATCGGAACAGTAGCTACAAACTGAGAGTGGCAATTGCATCTGCAACCCTAGCAGAATTGCAG tttttggtggtATCTTTTTCGAAGGTTCGTGTTAATGATGCAAAAGCACAACGTCCGCTATTTACAAGCGGATTGATAGGGAGGGACAACGCAATTGCTAGACATGGGATTCATGGGCTCTACCGGCTGTATAATGTGAATATTCCCGGAGCTCGGCTAGTTGAAGGAGAGAATACCATCTTCTTGACGCAGCCAAGATGCACCAGCCCTTTCCAGGGTCTCATGTATGACTACATACGTCTAGAAGGTCCTCCTTTTTCTGGATCCAGTAATGAAGCTTCCAGTTCATTTAAGTAA
- the LOC118030203 gene encoding uncharacterized protein isoform X5, producing the protein MWKRLHSFAGSLRDFGGCTRHNNGASSSCQNPGGGDLDRGQRASRVNKGGPAMPFQAVRLYIQDHHVVMDNGIVQVTLSKPAGIVTGIRYDGIDNLLEVLNRETNRGYWDLHWNPPGGQGIFDVISGTSFRVVVENDEQVELSFTRMWDSSLEGKYIPLNIDKRFILLRGSSGFYSYAIYEHLQEWPGFDIGETRITFKLRKDKFQYMAIADNRQRLMPLPDDRLPGRCQALAYPEAVMLVNPKLPELAGEVDDKYQYSCENKDNQVHGWICFKPPVGFWQITPSDEFRTAGPLKQNLTSHVGPTTLAMFHSSHYAGKDLVLSISPGEPWKKVFGPVFIYLNSASNGEDPLFLWEDAKVQMMAEVQSWPYSFPASEDFQKSEERGSVYGRLLVKDRNISDDYILASGAYVGLAPPGDVGSWQTECKDYQFWTRADENGYFSIKNTRTGDYNLYAWVPGFLGDYRWDAIMNIISGCDMDMGDLVYEPPRDGPTLWEIGIPDRSAAEFYIPGPDPKFMNNLYANHPDRFRQYGLWGRYADLYPDTDLVYTVGLSDYRKDWFFAQVVRRKDDDTHVGTTWQIKFKLDKVDRNSSYKLRVAIASATLAELQVRVNDAKAQRPLFTSGLIGRDNAIARHGIHGLYRLYNVNIPGARLVEGENTIFLTQPRCTSPFQGLMYDYIRLEGPPFSGSSNEASSSFK; encoded by the exons ATGTGGAAAAGATTGCACAGTTTTGCTGGTTCTCTCCGTGACTTTGGCGGATGCACGCGTCACAACAACGGCGCTTCCTCCTCTTGTCAAAATCCTGGAG GTGGAGATTTGGATCGCGGTCAAAGAGCTTCAAGAGTTAACAAGGGTGGTCCCGCCATGCCATTTCAGGCAGTGCGATTGTATATTCAAGATCACCAT GTGGTGATGGATAATGGCATAGTACAAGTTACCTTATCGAAACCAGCTGGAATTGTTACCGGGATACGATATGATGGCATTGACAATTTGCTTGAAGTTCTCAATCGTGAAACAAATAGAGG GTACTGGGATCTTCACTGGAATCCACCTGGAGGCCAGGGAATATTTGATGT GATTAGTGGAACAAGTTTCAGGGTCGTAGTGGAAAATGATGAGCAGGTTGAGCTCTCATTTACAAGAATGTGGGATTCCTCACTTGAAGGCAAATACATTCCCTTGAATATAGATAAAAG GTTTATATTGCTACGTGGTTCCTCAGGCTTCTACTCATATGCCATTTACGAGCACTTGCAGGAATGGCCTGGTTTTGATATTGGCGAAACAAGGATTACTTTTAAACTCCGGAAAGACAA GTTTCAGTACATGGCCATAGCAGATAACAGGCAAAGATTGATGCCCCTACCAGATGACCGCTTGCCAGGAAGATGTCAAGCCCTGGCTTATCCAGAAGCTGTCATGCTTGTTAATCCCAAACTGCCAGAGCTCGCAGGAGAG GTGGATGACAAGTACCAATATTCATGTGAAAACAAAGATAATCAAGTCCATGGATGGATATGCTTCAAGCCTCCAGTGGGGTTCTGGCAAATCACACCAAGTGATGAATTCCGAACTGCTGGGCCCCTGAAACAGAACCTCACTTCTCATGTAGGCCCCACCACTCTTGCT ATGTTTCATAGTTCACATTATGCGGGAAAAGATCTGGTACTGAGTATAAGCCCTGGTGAACCATGGAAGAAAGTTTTTGGCCCTGTTTTTATCTATCTTAATTCTGCATCAAATGGAGAGGACCCTCTCTTTCTGTGGGAAGATGCTAAAGTGCAG ATGATGGCTGAAGTCCAAAGCTGGCCATACAGCTTCCCTGCCTCTGAGGATTTCCAAAAGTCAGAAGAACGAGGGAGTGTTTATGGAAGACTACTAGTCAAAGACAG GAATATAAGTGATGACTATATACTAGCAAGTGGTGCTTATGTGGGGTTGGCTCCCCCTGGAGATGTTGGATCATGGCAAACAGAATGCAAG GACTACCAATTCTGGACCAGAGCAGATGAGAATGGCTATTTCTCTATTAAAAACACACGCACCGGCGACTACAATCTTTATGCATGGGTCCCTGGATTTCTTGGAGATTACAGATGGGATGCTATCATGAACATAATTTCTG GTTGTGATATGGATATGGGTGATCTTGTGTACGAGCCTCCAAGAGATGGGCCCACACTCTGGGAAATAGGCATCCCTGACCGTTCCGCTGCTGAGTTCTATATTCCAGGTCCTGATCCAAAGTTTATGAATAATCTATATGCCAATCATCCTGACAG ATTTCGGCAGTATGGTTTGTGGGGCAGATATGCAGATCTGTACCCTGATACAGATTTGGTTTACACAGTCGGTCTCAGTGACTACAGAAAAGACTGGTTCTTTGCTCAGGTTGTCAG GAGAAAAGACGATGATACACATGTAGGAACCACATGGCAAATCAAGTTCAAACTTGACAAAGTGGATCGGAACAGTAGCTACAAACTGAGAGTGGCAATTGCATCTGCAACCCTAGCAGAATTGCAG GTTCGTGTTAATGATGCAAAAGCACAACGTCCGCTATTTACAAGCGGATTGATAGGGAGGGACAACGCAATTGCTAGACATGGGATTCATGGGCTCTACCGGCTGTATAATGTGAATATTCCCGGAGCTCGGCTAGTTGAAGGAGAGAATACCATCTTCTTGACGCAGCCAAGATGCACCAGCCCTTTCCAGGGTCTCATGTATGACTACATACGTCTAGAAGGTCCTCCTTTTTCTGGATCCAGTAATGAAGCTTCCAGTTCATTTAAGTAA
- the LOC118030203 gene encoding uncharacterized protein isoform X3, with product MWKRLHSFAGSLRDFGGCTRHNNGASSSCQNPGGGDLDRGQRASRVNKGGPAMPFQAVRLYIQDHHVVMDNGIVQVTLSKPAGIVTGIRYDGIDNLLEVLNRETNRGYWDLHWNPPGGQGIFDVISGTSFRVVVENDEQVELSFTRMWDSSLEGKYIPLNIDKRFILLRGSSGFYSYAIYEHLQEWPGFDIGETRITFKLRKDKFQYMAIADNRQRLMPLPDDRLPGRCQALAYPEAVMLVNPKLPELAGEVDDKYQYSCENKDNQVHGWICFKPPVGFWQITPSDEFRTAGPLKQNLTSHVGPTTLAMFHSSHYAGKDLVLSISPGEPWKKVFGPVFIYLNSASNGEDPLFLWEDAKVQMMAEVQSWPYSFPASEDFQKSEERGSVYGRLLVKDRNISDDYILASGAYVGLAPPGDVGSWQTECKDYQFWTRADENGYFSIKNTRTGDYNLYAWVPGFLGDYRWDAIMNIISGFLPQTLAISFEYCFSMIDVTEFKNHAGCDMDMGDLVYEPPRDGPTLWEIGIPDRSAAEFYIPGPDPKFMNNLYANHPDRFRQYGLWGRYADLYPDTDLVYTVGLSDYRKDWFFAQVVRRKDDDTHVGTTWQIKFKLDKVDRNSSYKLRVAIASATLAELQFLVVSFSKVRVNDAKAQRPLFTSGLIGRDNAIARHGIHGLYRLYNVNIPGARLVEGENTIFLTQPRCTSPFQGLMYDYIRLEERNSLRDP from the exons ATGTGGAAAAGATTGCACAGTTTTGCTGGTTCTCTCCGTGACTTTGGCGGATGCACGCGTCACAACAACGGCGCTTCCTCCTCTTGTCAAAATCCTGGAG GTGGAGATTTGGATCGCGGTCAAAGAGCTTCAAGAGTTAACAAGGGTGGTCCCGCCATGCCATTTCAGGCAGTGCGATTGTATATTCAAGATCACCAT GTGGTGATGGATAATGGCATAGTACAAGTTACCTTATCGAAACCAGCTGGAATTGTTACCGGGATACGATATGATGGCATTGACAATTTGCTTGAAGTTCTCAATCGTGAAACAAATAGAGG GTACTGGGATCTTCACTGGAATCCACCTGGAGGCCAGGGAATATTTGATGT GATTAGTGGAACAAGTTTCAGGGTCGTAGTGGAAAATGATGAGCAGGTTGAGCTCTCATTTACAAGAATGTGGGATTCCTCACTTGAAGGCAAATACATTCCCTTGAATATAGATAAAAG GTTTATATTGCTACGTGGTTCCTCAGGCTTCTACTCATATGCCATTTACGAGCACTTGCAGGAATGGCCTGGTTTTGATATTGGCGAAACAAGGATTACTTTTAAACTCCGGAAAGACAA GTTTCAGTACATGGCCATAGCAGATAACAGGCAAAGATTGATGCCCCTACCAGATGACCGCTTGCCAGGAAGATGTCAAGCCCTGGCTTATCCAGAAGCTGTCATGCTTGTTAATCCCAAACTGCCAGAGCTCGCAGGAGAG GTGGATGACAAGTACCAATATTCATGTGAAAACAAAGATAATCAAGTCCATGGATGGATATGCTTCAAGCCTCCAGTGGGGTTCTGGCAAATCACACCAAGTGATGAATTCCGAACTGCTGGGCCCCTGAAACAGAACCTCACTTCTCATGTAGGCCCCACCACTCTTGCT ATGTTTCATAGTTCACATTATGCGGGAAAAGATCTGGTACTGAGTATAAGCCCTGGTGAACCATGGAAGAAAGTTTTTGGCCCTGTTTTTATCTATCTTAATTCTGCATCAAATGGAGAGGACCCTCTCTTTCTGTGGGAAGATGCTAAAGTGCAG ATGATGGCTGAAGTCCAAAGCTGGCCATACAGCTTCCCTGCCTCTGAGGATTTCCAAAAGTCAGAAGAACGAGGGAGTGTTTATGGAAGACTACTAGTCAAAGACAG GAATATAAGTGATGACTATATACTAGCAAGTGGTGCTTATGTGGGGTTGGCTCCCCCTGGAGATGTTGGATCATGGCAAACAGAATGCAAG GACTACCAATTCTGGACCAGAGCAGATGAGAATGGCTATTTCTCTATTAAAAACACACGCACCGGCGACTACAATCTTTATGCATGGGTCCCTGGATTTCTTGGAGATTACAGATGGGATGCTATCATGAACATAATTTCTGGTTTTCTTCCTCAAACTCTAGCGATTTCTTTTGAGTACTGTTTTTCAATGATAGATGTTACAGAGTTCAAAAATCATGCAGGTTGTGATATGGATATGGGTGATCTTGTGTACGAGCCTCCAAGAGATGGGCCCACACTCTGGGAAATAGGCATCCCTGACCGTTCCGCTGCTGAGTTCTATATTCCAGGTCCTGATCCAAAGTTTATGAATAATCTATATGCCAATCATCCTGACAG ATTTCGGCAGTATGGTTTGTGGGGCAGATATGCAGATCTGTACCCTGATACAGATTTGGTTTACACAGTCGGTCTCAGTGACTACAGAAAAGACTGGTTCTTTGCTCAGGTTGTCAG GAGAAAAGACGATGATACACATGTAGGAACCACATGGCAAATCAAGTTCAAACTTGACAAAGTGGATCGGAACAGTAGCTACAAACTGAGAGTGGCAATTGCATCTGCAACCCTAGCAGAATTGCAG tttttggtggtATCTTTTTCGAAGGTTCGTGTTAATGATGCAAAAGCACAACGTCCGCTATTTACAAGCGGATTGATAGGGAGGGACAACGCAATTGCTAGACATGGGATTCATGGGCTCTACCGGCTGTATAATGTGAATATTCCCGGAGCTCGGCTAGTTGAAGGAGAGAATACCATCTTCTTGACGCAGCCAAGATGCACCAGCCCTTTCCAGGGTCTCATGTATGACTACATACGTCTAGAAG AAAGAAATTCTCTGCGAGATCCATGA
- the LOC118030203 gene encoding uncharacterized protein isoform X2, protein MWKRLHSFAGSLRDFGGCTRHNNGASSSCQNPGGGDLDRGQRASRVNKGGPAMPFQAVRLYIQDHHVVMDNGIVQVTLSKPAGIVTGIRYDGIDNLLEVLNRETNRGYWDLHWNPPGGQGIFDVISGTSFRVVVENDEQVELSFTRMWDSSLEGKYIPLNIDKRFILLRGSSGFYSYAIYEHLQEWPGFDIGETRITFKLRKDKFQYMAIADNRQRLMPLPDDRLPGRCQALAYPEAVMLVNPKLPELAGEVDDKYQYSCENKDNQVHGWICFKPPVGFWQITPSDEFRTAGPLKQNLTSHVGPTTLAMFHSSHYAGKDLVLSISPGEPWKKVFGPVFIYLNSASNGEDPLFLWEDAKVQMMAEVQSWPYSFPASEDFQKSEERGSVYGRLLVKDRNISDDYILASGAYVGLAPPGDVGSWQTECKDYQFWTRADENGYFSIKNTRTGDYNLYAWVPGFLGDYRWDAIMNIISGFLPQTLAISFEYCFSMIDVTEFKNHAGCDMDMGDLVYEPPRDGPTLWEIGIPDRSAAEFYIPGPDPKFMNNLYANHPDRFRQYGLWGRYADLYPDTDLVYTVGLSDYRKDWFFAQVVRRKDDDTHVGTTWQIKFKLDKVDRNSSYKLRVAIASATLAELQVRVNDAKAQRPLFTSGLIGRDNAIARHGIHGLYRLYNVNIPGARLVEGENTIFLTQPRCTSPFQGLMYDYIRLEGPPFSGSSNEASSSFK, encoded by the exons ATGTGGAAAAGATTGCACAGTTTTGCTGGTTCTCTCCGTGACTTTGGCGGATGCACGCGTCACAACAACGGCGCTTCCTCCTCTTGTCAAAATCCTGGAG GTGGAGATTTGGATCGCGGTCAAAGAGCTTCAAGAGTTAACAAGGGTGGTCCCGCCATGCCATTTCAGGCAGTGCGATTGTATATTCAAGATCACCAT GTGGTGATGGATAATGGCATAGTACAAGTTACCTTATCGAAACCAGCTGGAATTGTTACCGGGATACGATATGATGGCATTGACAATTTGCTTGAAGTTCTCAATCGTGAAACAAATAGAGG GTACTGGGATCTTCACTGGAATCCACCTGGAGGCCAGGGAATATTTGATGT GATTAGTGGAACAAGTTTCAGGGTCGTAGTGGAAAATGATGAGCAGGTTGAGCTCTCATTTACAAGAATGTGGGATTCCTCACTTGAAGGCAAATACATTCCCTTGAATATAGATAAAAG GTTTATATTGCTACGTGGTTCCTCAGGCTTCTACTCATATGCCATTTACGAGCACTTGCAGGAATGGCCTGGTTTTGATATTGGCGAAACAAGGATTACTTTTAAACTCCGGAAAGACAA GTTTCAGTACATGGCCATAGCAGATAACAGGCAAAGATTGATGCCCCTACCAGATGACCGCTTGCCAGGAAGATGTCAAGCCCTGGCTTATCCAGAAGCTGTCATGCTTGTTAATCCCAAACTGCCAGAGCTCGCAGGAGAG GTGGATGACAAGTACCAATATTCATGTGAAAACAAAGATAATCAAGTCCATGGATGGATATGCTTCAAGCCTCCAGTGGGGTTCTGGCAAATCACACCAAGTGATGAATTCCGAACTGCTGGGCCCCTGAAACAGAACCTCACTTCTCATGTAGGCCCCACCACTCTTGCT ATGTTTCATAGTTCACATTATGCGGGAAAAGATCTGGTACTGAGTATAAGCCCTGGTGAACCATGGAAGAAAGTTTTTGGCCCTGTTTTTATCTATCTTAATTCTGCATCAAATGGAGAGGACCCTCTCTTTCTGTGGGAAGATGCTAAAGTGCAG ATGATGGCTGAAGTCCAAAGCTGGCCATACAGCTTCCCTGCCTCTGAGGATTTCCAAAAGTCAGAAGAACGAGGGAGTGTTTATGGAAGACTACTAGTCAAAGACAG GAATATAAGTGATGACTATATACTAGCAAGTGGTGCTTATGTGGGGTTGGCTCCCCCTGGAGATGTTGGATCATGGCAAACAGAATGCAAG GACTACCAATTCTGGACCAGAGCAGATGAGAATGGCTATTTCTCTATTAAAAACACACGCACCGGCGACTACAATCTTTATGCATGGGTCCCTGGATTTCTTGGAGATTACAGATGGGATGCTATCATGAACATAATTTCTGGTTTTCTTCCTCAAACTCTAGCGATTTCTTTTGAGTACTGTTTTTCAATGATAGATGTTACAGAGTTCAAAAATCATGCAGGTTGTGATATGGATATGGGTGATCTTGTGTACGAGCCTCCAAGAGATGGGCCCACACTCTGGGAAATAGGCATCCCTGACCGTTCCGCTGCTGAGTTCTATATTCCAGGTCCTGATCCAAAGTTTATGAATAATCTATATGCCAATCATCCTGACAG ATTTCGGCAGTATGGTTTGTGGGGCAGATATGCAGATCTGTACCCTGATACAGATTTGGTTTACACAGTCGGTCTCAGTGACTACAGAAAAGACTGGTTCTTTGCTCAGGTTGTCAG GAGAAAAGACGATGATACACATGTAGGAACCACATGGCAAATCAAGTTCAAACTTGACAAAGTGGATCGGAACAGTAGCTACAAACTGAGAGTGGCAATTGCATCTGCAACCCTAGCAGAATTGCAG GTTCGTGTTAATGATGCAAAAGCACAACGTCCGCTATTTACAAGCGGATTGATAGGGAGGGACAACGCAATTGCTAGACATGGGATTCATGGGCTCTACCGGCTGTATAATGTGAATATTCCCGGAGCTCGGCTAGTTGAAGGAGAGAATACCATCTTCTTGACGCAGCCAAGATGCACCAGCCCTTTCCAGGGTCTCATGTATGACTACATACGTCTAGAAGGTCCTCCTTTTTCTGGATCCAGTAATGAAGCTTCCAGTTCATTTAAGTAA
- the LOC118030203 gene encoding uncharacterized protein isoform X1, which produces MWKRLHSFAGSLRDFGGCTRHNNGASSSCQNPGGGDLDRGQRASRVNKGGPAMPFQAVRLYIQDHHVVMDNGIVQVTLSKPAGIVTGIRYDGIDNLLEVLNRETNRGYWDLHWNPPGGQGIFDVISGTSFRVVVENDEQVELSFTRMWDSSLEGKYIPLNIDKRFILLRGSSGFYSYAIYEHLQEWPGFDIGETRITFKLRKDKFQYMAIADNRQRLMPLPDDRLPGRCQALAYPEAVMLVNPKLPELAGEVDDKYQYSCENKDNQVHGWICFKPPVGFWQITPSDEFRTAGPLKQNLTSHVGPTTLAMFHSSHYAGKDLVLSISPGEPWKKVFGPVFIYLNSASNGEDPLFLWEDAKVQMMAEVQSWPYSFPASEDFQKSEERGSVYGRLLVKDRNISDDYILASGAYVGLAPPGDVGSWQTECKDYQFWTRADENGYFSIKNTRTGDYNLYAWVPGFLGDYRWDAIMNIISGFLPQTLAISFEYCFSMIDVTEFKNHAGCDMDMGDLVYEPPRDGPTLWEIGIPDRSAAEFYIPGPDPKFMNNLYANHPDRFRQYGLWGRYADLYPDTDLVYTVGLSDYRKDWFFAQVVRRKDDDTHVGTTWQIKFKLDKVDRNSSYKLRVAIASATLAELQFLVVSFSKVRVNDAKAQRPLFTSGLIGRDNAIARHGIHGLYRLYNVNIPGARLVEGENTIFLTQPRCTSPFQGLMYDYIRLEGPPFSGSSNEASSSFK; this is translated from the exons ATGTGGAAAAGATTGCACAGTTTTGCTGGTTCTCTCCGTGACTTTGGCGGATGCACGCGTCACAACAACGGCGCTTCCTCCTCTTGTCAAAATCCTGGAG GTGGAGATTTGGATCGCGGTCAAAGAGCTTCAAGAGTTAACAAGGGTGGTCCCGCCATGCCATTTCAGGCAGTGCGATTGTATATTCAAGATCACCAT GTGGTGATGGATAATGGCATAGTACAAGTTACCTTATCGAAACCAGCTGGAATTGTTACCGGGATACGATATGATGGCATTGACAATTTGCTTGAAGTTCTCAATCGTGAAACAAATAGAGG GTACTGGGATCTTCACTGGAATCCACCTGGAGGCCAGGGAATATTTGATGT GATTAGTGGAACAAGTTTCAGGGTCGTAGTGGAAAATGATGAGCAGGTTGAGCTCTCATTTACAAGAATGTGGGATTCCTCACTTGAAGGCAAATACATTCCCTTGAATATAGATAAAAG GTTTATATTGCTACGTGGTTCCTCAGGCTTCTACTCATATGCCATTTACGAGCACTTGCAGGAATGGCCTGGTTTTGATATTGGCGAAACAAGGATTACTTTTAAACTCCGGAAAGACAA GTTTCAGTACATGGCCATAGCAGATAACAGGCAAAGATTGATGCCCCTACCAGATGACCGCTTGCCAGGAAGATGTCAAGCCCTGGCTTATCCAGAAGCTGTCATGCTTGTTAATCCCAAACTGCCAGAGCTCGCAGGAGAG GTGGATGACAAGTACCAATATTCATGTGAAAACAAAGATAATCAAGTCCATGGATGGATATGCTTCAAGCCTCCAGTGGGGTTCTGGCAAATCACACCAAGTGATGAATTCCGAACTGCTGGGCCCCTGAAACAGAACCTCACTTCTCATGTAGGCCCCACCACTCTTGCT ATGTTTCATAGTTCACATTATGCGGGAAAAGATCTGGTACTGAGTATAAGCCCTGGTGAACCATGGAAGAAAGTTTTTGGCCCTGTTTTTATCTATCTTAATTCTGCATCAAATGGAGAGGACCCTCTCTTTCTGTGGGAAGATGCTAAAGTGCAG ATGATGGCTGAAGTCCAAAGCTGGCCATACAGCTTCCCTGCCTCTGAGGATTTCCAAAAGTCAGAAGAACGAGGGAGTGTTTATGGAAGACTACTAGTCAAAGACAG GAATATAAGTGATGACTATATACTAGCAAGTGGTGCTTATGTGGGGTTGGCTCCCCCTGGAGATGTTGGATCATGGCAAACAGAATGCAAG GACTACCAATTCTGGACCAGAGCAGATGAGAATGGCTATTTCTCTATTAAAAACACACGCACCGGCGACTACAATCTTTATGCATGGGTCCCTGGATTTCTTGGAGATTACAGATGGGATGCTATCATGAACATAATTTCTGGTTTTCTTCCTCAAACTCTAGCGATTTCTTTTGAGTACTGTTTTTCAATGATAGATGTTACAGAGTTCAAAAATCATGCAGGTTGTGATATGGATATGGGTGATCTTGTGTACGAGCCTCCAAGAGATGGGCCCACACTCTGGGAAATAGGCATCCCTGACCGTTCCGCTGCTGAGTTCTATATTCCAGGTCCTGATCCAAAGTTTATGAATAATCTATATGCCAATCATCCTGACAG ATTTCGGCAGTATGGTTTGTGGGGCAGATATGCAGATCTGTACCCTGATACAGATTTGGTTTACACAGTCGGTCTCAGTGACTACAGAAAAGACTGGTTCTTTGCTCAGGTTGTCAG GAGAAAAGACGATGATACACATGTAGGAACCACATGGCAAATCAAGTTCAAACTTGACAAAGTGGATCGGAACAGTAGCTACAAACTGAGAGTGGCAATTGCATCTGCAACCCTAGCAGAATTGCAG tttttggtggtATCTTTTTCGAAGGTTCGTGTTAATGATGCAAAAGCACAACGTCCGCTATTTACAAGCGGATTGATAGGGAGGGACAACGCAATTGCTAGACATGGGATTCATGGGCTCTACCGGCTGTATAATGTGAATATTCCCGGAGCTCGGCTAGTTGAAGGAGAGAATACCATCTTCTTGACGCAGCCAAGATGCACCAGCCCTTTCCAGGGTCTCATGTATGACTACATACGTCTAGAAGGTCCTCCTTTTTCTGGATCCAGTAATGAAGCTTCCAGTTCATTTAAGTAA